The segment ATGCTTTGATCTAGCGGTGTTAACATTACCCGACGATCCACCAATACCCCCTCAGAGTGCGCATCAGCGCAGGAGATGTAACATGTCAGCGCGTATTGCCACGGTAAGCCGTGACACCAACGAAACGCAGATTACGGTCAGCGTCAACCTTGACGGTGAAGGCCGTCTCCGCAGCGACACCGGCGTTCCGTTTCTTGATCATATGCTTGATCAAGTGGCTCGTCATGGGATGGTGGATCTCGATATTGACGCAAAAGGCGACCTACACATCGATGATCACCACACGGTCGAAGATCTAGGCATTACCCTGGGCCAAGCGTTTCACCAAGCGATCGGCGATAAACGCGGCATCTACCGCTACGGGCATGCCTACGTTCCTCTTGATGAAGCGCTGTCCCGTGTGGTTATCGACTTTTCCGGCCGTCCAGGTCTTTATATGAATGTCGACTTTACCCGCGATACCATTGGCCGTATGGATACCCAGCTGTTTTGGGAGTTTTTCCAAGGTTTTGTCAATCATGCGCGCGTCACCCTGCATATTGACAATGTAAAAGGCTTTAATGCTCATCATCAGGCTGAGACTATATTTAAAGCGTTTGGCCGCGCGCTGCGCATGGCGGTGGCAGAAGACCCTCGTATGGCGGGACAAATGCCGTCTACCAAAGGAAGCCTATAATGCCGAGTATTGCATCAAGTGGTAGCTCGCCAACGATAACAAGGAGCGCTTTATGACCATCGCAGTAATCGATTATGGAATGGGCAACCTGCACTCTGTGGCAAAAGCGCTTGAGCATGTTACCCACGAAAATGTGATTATTACCCGCGACCCTCGGCGTATTTTAGGTGCTACGCGCCTAGTACTCCCGGGCCAGGGGGCTATTCGGGACTGTGTAGGCGAGCTGGAACGTACCGAGCTGCGCGGTTTAGTCGATGACATCCTTACTCGTCAAGCGAAACCACTATTGGGTATTTGCGTGGGCCAGCAAATGCTGATGGAGCGTAGCGAAGAGAACGGTGGCGTAGATTGCCTGGGCTTTTTCCATGGCAGCGTCGATCGCTTTCCGGCCAATATGCGTGATGATTATGAACAGCGCTTAAAAGTCCCTCACATGGGCTGGAATCTTGTGGCGCAACATCACGATCACCCGTTATGGTCTGGCATTGACGATAACGAACACTTCTATTTTGTGCACAGCTACTACGTCAATGCGGCTGACGATGCTCAAGTATTTGGTACTACCCAGTACGGCAAAGTATGCGCCCATGTAGCGATTGGCCGTGATGCCACCTTCGCTGTGCAGTTCCATCCTGAAAAAAGCTCCCGCGCGGGCCTTCGCCTGCTTGAAAACTTTGTCACCTGGACGCCCTGAGAGGTTTCACAATGTTGGTAATTCCCGCGATTGATCTCAAAGACGGCCAGTGTGTGCGCTTGAAACAAGGCCGTATGGACGATGCAACGTCCTACGGCGATGATCCTGTTGCCATGGCCGCTCGCTGGGTAGAAGCGGGTGCTCGCCGCCTGCACTTGGTTGACCTAAACGGCGCTTTTGAAGGCAAGCCGATGAACGGCGAGGCAGTCACCGCAATTGCGCGCGCCTACCCTGAGCTACCTATTCAAATTGGCGGCGGCATCCGCTCGGCGGAAACCATTGAACATTATTTAAATGCCGGGGTTTCTTACGTCATTATTGGCACCAAAGCAGTTAAAGAACCGAACTTCGTGGGCGAAATGTGCCGTGCGTTCCCAGGCCACATTATTGTTGGCCTGGATGCTAAAGATGGCTATGTGGCCACCGATGGCTGGGCGGAAGTATCCACTTTGAAGGCGACCGAGCTCGCCAAGCGCTTTGCCAATGACGGCGTTTCCAGCATTGTCTATACCGATATTGCCCGCGACGGCATGATGCAAGGTGTCAATGTGGAAGCCACGGCTGCGCTAGCCCGTGAAGGCGGTTTACCCGTGATTGCTTCCGGCGGCGTCACCAATTTAGATGACATTCGTGCGCTGTGTGATGTCGCTGACAGCGGCATTTTAGGCGCGATTACCGGCCGCGCGATCTATGAAGGCAGCCTCGATGTGGCAGAAGCGCAGCGCTTGAGCGACCAACTTAGCGGAGGCGACAAATGAGTTTAGCGAAACGCATTATTCCTTGCTTAGATGTCGATGCCGGACGCGTGGTGAAAGGCGTTAACTTTGTTGGCATCCGTGATGCAGGCGACCCGGTCGAAATTGCCCAGCGCTATAACCAGCAGGGAGCCGATGAAATCACCTTCCTCGACATTACCGCGAGCCATGAAAACCGTGACACAACCGTCGACATGGTAGAGCGCATTGCCGGTGAAGTGTTTATTCCCCTCACCGTGGGGGGAGGCATCCGCAGCTGCGATGATATTCGCACTATGCTGAATGCTGGGGCTGACAAAGTCTCCATTAACACCGCCGCGGTGACTAACCCTGAGTTTGTTCGCGAAGCCGCTGAGCGCTTTGGCAGCCAATGTATTGTGGTGGCGATTGACGCTAAGAAGGTGTCTAAAGAAGGCGAACCTCCTCGCTGGGAAATATTCACTCACGGTGGACGTCGACCAACGGGGCTGGATGCCATCGAGTGGGCCAGAAAGATGGTAGAGTTTGGTGCTGGCGAGTTACTGTTAACCAGTATGGACAGAGACGGTACTAAAGTGGGTTTCGACCTGGGAGTGACTCACGCTATTTCTGAGGCCGTCAGCGTGCCAGTGATTGCTTCTGGCGGTGTAGGAAACCTGGACCACTTAGTAGACGGCGTACTTAAAGGTGGTGCCGATGCGGTATTGGCAGCAAGTATCTTCCACTTCGGTGAATATACGATACCAGAAGCAAAACGCTACATGGCGGAACGCGGCATCGAAATGCGCCTTTAGCAAAGCCATTTAGCAAAAAGCCCTTCTCTCAGGAGCAGTGACATGCCTCGTTATTATCAATGGGCAGGAGGGATAGCAGGAATTTGGCTGAGCACTACCGTCTCAGCCTTTTCTTTGCCAGATTGGCCTCCCACCTTAGAACTCGACCACACACTGGTGCAAACCAGTTTGCTAACGCGCCATTTCGACCCTGACCCTGACCATACCAATCAGCAAAAACTGGTAAGCATTGAACTACATAATCCAGACCGCTGGTTAACAGGGGCGGCATGGTTTAAAAACTCGTTTGATCAACCAACCTGGTATTTTTATGCAGGACGTGAATTCCCTCTTTGGCAATTTCCTGAAGGAATCAACGTACGAGCCAAGCTAACTGGCGGGCTTCTACACGGCTATAAAGGAGAATATCGCGACAAGATTCCCTTTAACCATTTAGGCACGGCGCCTGCATTGCTACCCAGCATTGGCGTGCAATGGGGGCGCGTAGAATCAGACCTTATCATCTTCGGCACCGCCGGCATAATGGTGACGGCGGGCCTGCGGTTTTAACCGGCTTCGACCGTTACTCTTCACCCTCGTCTAAGGTTAAACCTAGATTACTAATGCCATTATTACGCCCTAGCTGACGAATTTCTTTTAGGGAAGCTTTATTAATTGGCTCACTCACGGCGTCCAAAACAGCGTCCTGGAAGTCGTTTTCGTCGGCCATCAAGGGATGGTCGCGAATGATCAGCGCTAGCGCCTGGGCATCTTCCTCACCTTCCGTTAGCTCGATAAAAGCGCGAACGCCCGCTCGCGAGGTGCGACTGACATCTAACACTGCTTCAGGCGATTCACCCTGCAGCGTATCCAGCAGTGCGGATACCGACACAACAGCATCTAACGCTCGGCGTGCTCCAAAGCTCTCATCATTTTCCGGGGGTTCGCACTCAGCCAGCTTTTCCGCTTGCCGAGCAAAGTCAATGCTAGCATTCGAAACGCTCAGCCGTTCCCACACCAGGCTCAGCACAGTACGCAGTGTATGCTCGTCACCTAACCCCGTGGTTTGTTGATAAAGCGCGTAGTTAGGTAGCAGACGTTCACAAAGGGCTGCCATAAACGCTTGCTGAGCGGGCAAAGGCAACTGTTGAAGCCGCTGGTAAAATCCTAGGGGTTTAGCCACCATGCTGATTTCCTGGGTCACAATATTGGTGAAATGAACGTGATGCGTTATCGTCGCACAAACGCGGCAGGAGATCCCTATCGCGTTATTAACATCGGCCGGCGAGGAGATTACCATGCATATCCATCTGCTACAGCACGGCCCTGACCATGGTCCCGCTCGTCTAACTGACTGGCTTGAGAGTATGGGCCATAGTTACACCGTTTTTCATCTTTATGCGGGCGAGCTCACCCCACGACCGGGTGAGTGCGACGCATTAATTGTACTGGATGGCCCTGAATGCCTAGTGAATGAACCACCCGTTTGGTTTAAAGCCGAACGAAAGCTTATTAATCGTTATTTGGATGGGCAAAAACCATTATTGGGTATTGGCTTAGGCGCACTGTGGATAGCGGAGGCGCTAGAGGCAGTTATTGCACCAGGCACCTACCCCGAAATTGGCTGGCACCAAATAACACTTGACCCAGAAAGCACCTTTGACCTACCCGAACAATTTGAGGCATTTATGTGGCACCGCCTCGTGTTCAGCTTACCGGAAAGCGCACTACCGCTTGGCGGCAGTGCAGCAGCACCATTACAAGGTTTTTCGTGGGATGCCGGGCGTGTCGTCGGTTTACTGTGCCATTTCGAAGCAACGGCTACCAGCATATCACCACTGCTCAATGCCGAAGAATGGCCACAACCAAAAACTGCCGCAGCAGGACGCTTCATACAAACCAATGAACAGATCCTAGAAGATGCTGGACGCTTTCATCAGTTGGCTCCGCTGTTAGACCGCGTGATGACCCAATGGCTGAAAGCAGCATAAGCTATAGAGAAATACGACGCCGCTATGCACTCCATTGCCTAGCGGCTTCTAAGCAGCTTTCCCAATCGCCAACATGAAGCTCCATAGGGCGGTTATCTCGCTGCTTTTCAAGGTGATAGCGATAAAGTGGGTCGTAATACTCGGTCAACAGCGGTGCAAGCCATGCTTCGTGGGCTTGAACATTCCCTAGTGCATGGGCATCAAAAGCCATACATTGTAATCGCTGTAGACGCTGCAATCGGGCATTGCCTAAGCGTTTCGCCAAGCGCTCAAGGGCATTGGCTAATTGAAGTCGCATACGCTGCCAGCCCTCTTGCTGGCCGTAACGGGCTGTGTAGCGCTGCTCCAGTGCTTCAATATAGTCACGGCGCAACTGCTCTAAACGCCAATCCAACGGCATTTCAATGCGTATTCGCGGCGCACGTTGTAGGCCATGCCAAAACGTAAGCGGAATATTGGCATTACCGATTTGCCGCGACTCATCCTCTATCACCAATTTTCCTGACAGACCAATTAAACGCTTAGCCAAAGCATGCTCAAAATTAATTTGGGTCGTCGGCTCTTCTGGCTGTCGGCCAAAAGCCGATCCTTTATGATTGGCAAAAGCTTCCAGATCAATGCCGTTACTCAATTGATTAATAAGCATCGTTTTTGCGCAGCCTGTTAGCCCCGCCACGACCAGCATTGGCTGACTGGAGGCCTCATCAATCCTCTGACATAGCCGTTGTCGCAGTGCCTTCCAGCCCCCGTCAATACGCGGCCTACTGATACCTGCATCAGCAAGCCACTGTTGTGCAATTTGTGAACGTAGACCTCCGCGAAAACAGTAGATAATAGCGTCTGGTTGACGCGCTACGTATTCCAGCCACGCGTCAACGCGTGCTCGCTTAGTGTCACCGCTGACTAAACGTTCACCTAAACTGATTGCCGCCTGCTGTCCCTGCTGCTTATAAGCAATGCCAACTTGATGGCGCTCATCATCATCCATTAACGGTAAGTTAACCGCACCAGGCAAACTGCCCTGAGCAAATTCAACCGGGGCGCGCACATCGATCAGTGGCGTTTTTTGCGCGATTAAGTTCAATGATGCCGGAACAGTGGCTAGCGTCATCCAATGACCTCAATCAAAACATCGCCTTGAGCTGCCTTCATGGTGCCAAACGGTACCAAGTTAAGACTGTGCTCACGACCAATACGTTCTACATCGTCTTCCCAGGCAGGATCGACACTAATCAACAAACCGCCTGACGTCTGAGGATCACACAGCCATTGCCAGTGAGCATCGTCCATATTAGGCAACGCTTTACCAAGAGCGTCGCGGTTGCGCAGCGAACCTCCGGGGACAGCGCCCTGCCGACGGTAAGCTTCTGCTTCTGCTAAACGGGGTAAGCGGCGAAAATCGATCTGAGCCATCACACCGCTTGCGCTGCACATTTCAGCTAAGTGTCCAGCAAGGCCAAACCCGGTGACATCCGTCATGGCGTTAACGCCTTTCACCTTGGCTAACTCAACACCGATATGATTGGGCTTGAGCATCGTTTCACGGGCCAGACCGTGATGGCCTGGCTCCAATAAACCACGTTTTTCGGCCGTAGTTAATAGCCCAACACCAAGTGGTTTGGTTAGGAATAACAGGTCATCAGGCTTTGCTTGGCTGTTGAGTTTTAAATGCGCCAAATCGACTAAACCGTTGACCGCTAAACCAAACATCGGTTCAGGGGCGTCGATCGAGTGACCGCCCGCTAACGCTACCCCTAGCTCACGACAAACAGCCTGGGCACCGGCAACAACATCCCCCGCGATCTCAGCACTGAGCTTATCCAGCGGCCAACCTAAAATCCCTAGTGCCATGACCGGCGTGCCACCCATGGCATACACATCGCTAATCGCGTTAGTGGCAGCAATACGGCCAAAATCAAAGGGATCATCGACAATCGGCATAAAGAAATCGGTGGTCGCAATCATGCCGCGGCCATCACCCAAATCATATACCGCTGCGTCTTCGCGTCCCTTGTTACCGACAATGAGCCGTTTATGGCCTGCGGCAGGTCCTGCTTTAGCAAGAATTCCATCCAGCACATCTGGGGCAATTTTGCAGCCGCAACCCGCTCCGTGACTATATTGAGTTAACCGAATTGCACTCATGAGGCCTCTCCTTAGTCTTAATATTTTTCCTTAGCATAGCTTACGCTAAAGCGCTTCCAGGGCATCGCTCAATTTATCGACAGGGATAACCTCCATTCCCTTCGGTGCCTGCTTAGGTGCATTGCCGCGAGGAACAATTGCTCTTAGAAAACCGTGCTTAGCCGCTTCAGCAATGCGTTCTTGCCCACTGGGCACTGGCCGAATTTCTCCTGAAAGCCCCACTTCGCCAAACACCACCAGCTCTTTTGGCAATGCGCGATTTTGAAGACTGGACACCACGGCCAAAAGCACCGCCAGGTCAGCACTGGTTTCGAGCACTTTCACCCCGCCCACTACGTTAAGGAAGACATCTTGATCACCGGTAAACAGACCACCGTGGCGATTTAATACGGCTAGCAGCATGGCAAGTCGGTTTTGATCGACGCCAACGGCAACACGTCGCGGATTACCCAGGGCAGACTCATCTACTAAGGCCTGCACTTCTACTAAAATTGGCCGAGTACCTTCCCACACCACCATAACCAAACTACCGGGTGCCTGCTCTTCTTGGCGTGAGAGAAAAATCGCGCTGGGGTTTTTAACCTCTTTCAAACCTTGCTCGAGCATTGCAAACACGCCCAGCTCATTCACTGCGCCAAATCGATTTTTCTGGCCGCGGAGCGTTCTAAATCGAGAATCGGCTCCGCCCTCTAATAGCAACGAAGCATCAATCATGTGCTCCAGCACTTTAGGACCAGCCAGCGTGCCATCTTTGGTCACATGCCCAACCAGCAAAAGAACCGTGTTCGTTTGCTTAGCAAAGCGTGTCAGCGCTGCCGCAGACTCCCGTACCTGTGCCACCCCTCCAGGTGCTGAGCTAATATCCTCTAAGTGCATTGTTTGAATTGAGTCGATGACCAAAATTTCCGGTTTTTCTCGTTCAGCCACCGCCAAGATGGTTTCCACGCTGGTCTCGGCCAACATTTTCAAGCCATTGGTAGGCAACTGTAGGCGGTGCGCACGCATCGCCACTTGGGAAAGCGACTCCTCCCCGGTGACGTATAGAATACGCCGCTGCTGGGCGAGCTTGCAGGCAGTTTGCAAAAGCAGCGTGGATTTACCAGCGCCTGGGTTGCCTCCAAGCAACACAGCTGAACCCGGCACTAAGCCGCCACCTAGCACTCGATCAAACTCGGCAAAGGTCGATGTAAGGCGGGGAACCTCACTAAGATCCACATTGCCAAGATCCACCACATCGCGCGATAGATCTCCTGCATAGCCTGCTCGTCCTGTCGCAGCACCGCTTCCAGGGCGCGCACTGGCCAAACGAACCTCACTTAGCGTGTTCCATTCCTGGCAACTGGAGCACTGGCCTTGCCACTTTCGATACTCTGCACCACACTCGGTGCATACAAAGGCACTTTTCGCTTTCGCCACCGCCCTATTGCTCCTTTTGTCATAAAGACTGATTGTTATAAAGATTGATTGCTATAGACACTGAGATTTATACCTTCAACGTCTAAAAATGCAAAAGGCGGCCAATGGCCGCCTTTGAGCGTCGCTTTAAACTTTACTGGCGCTGCAACTGCAGCATTTCGCCATTTTCGAAACGACGACGCTCTGGATCGATCAACTCCAGCGTGCGCTCGTTGATACGCTGGAAGTAGTAGATCTGACCATCGCCATCCGGTGTTAATTCATAGACAGTAGCAGATGGATCAGACGGCGTGCCCGTCAGCACTTCCCAGTTGCCAGCATAGTTTTCGTCTGGCGGCGTTTGTGGATGATTACGATAAGTTGCGTTTAGCGTGAATGTCCGCTCTTCGGGAGCACTCATTTCTTCACCTATCATCGTAACATCCAAGTCAATGCCATCGCAGTTGCGACAAGGCAGCGTACCTTGGTAATTAGCTTGAGAAGCAGTCATCCCAGCGTCTTCACCCTGGTCCGTTGGGCCAGATGCACAGCCCGCCAGAAGTGCCAACATAGCCGAGCCGGCTAGCAAACTCCTAAATTGCATTGAGTGTCTCCTTATCGTGTTGGACATACATTTCTTTCGCGCGCTTATGACAGCATAACCGCTACAAGGTGCGACGCCCACCCCCTTCCTACTTGAATGCTTGCGCTCGGGCAGTCATCGGGCGACCATGGGATATTAACGTCAGGATAATCAGGTTACCCGCATGAGCCAATACTGGAGTCCAGCTGTTAGGGAGCTTACCCCCTATGTGCCAGGTGAGCAGCCCCGTGAACAGGTTATTAAACTCAACACCAATGAAAACCCTTATCCGCCCGCCCCAGGGGTAAGCGAGGCGTTGCGCAATTATGCCACCGATCATTTACGCTTGTATCCTGACCCTACCTCTCACGCGCTGCGCACAACGCTGGCTGAAAGCTATGGGGTTAGTGTGGCAGAAACCTTCGTCGGCAATGGGTCAGATGAAGTGCTTGCGTTTGCGTTTCAGGCTTTCTTTTGCCATGGCGCGCCGCTGGATGTCCCTTCGATCACTTATAGTTTTTACCCCGTTTATGCCAACCTATATGGCATAACGCTTCGTAAACATCCGCTAACCCCCCAGTGGGAAGTCGATGTCGATGCCCTGGCAAATGCATCAGAGCGTAGCGGCGTTATTTTTGCCAACCCAAACGCGCCGACTGGCCACGCACACTCCCTCGAAACCATTGAGGCTCTGCTCAAACGCGTGACAAACCGGGTTGTATTAATTGATGAGGCTTATGTTGATTTCGGCGCAGAAAGCGCTGTCGCCTTAATTGAGCGCTACCCTAACCTGCTAGTCACGGGAACGTTCTCTAAATCACGTAGCTTAGCTGGTTTGCGCTTGGGCTATGCCATTGGCTCCCCAGAGCTGATTGATGGGCTTCAACGGATCAAAGACTCGTTTAATTCCTATCCAGTCGATAGTCTAGCGAGCCTCATCGGTATTGAAGCCCTTAAAGATGAAGAACATTTTAACGCCTGCCGAAATAATGTAATCACGACTCGAGAGCGCACACGTCAGCGTCTTGAACAGCTAGGCTTTGAAGTGCTGCCATCAAAGGCCAACTTCGTGCTTGCTCAACATCCTAACGTTGAAGGTGCTCAGCTGTTTGCAGGCCTTCGCGAGCGAGGAGTTTTGGTACGTCACTTTAATACTGACGCGCTCAACAATTTCTTGCGCATCACCATTGGTACAGATGATGAGATGGATAGTTTAATAGAGGCACTGGAAGCAATCTGCCGCTAATTTTTGCTCTCTACCAGACCCCTTTCAGCCCTACTGTAAGCAGCAGTAGGGCTTTTATTTGCAGTTTACTAACACTTTCCGAGCAAAAAAATCTCCCAAGGCGTAAGCCCTGGGGGGATTTTTTCTTAATAAGTGCCTGATGATGACTCCATTCCGAGCCGCCCTCGTCACTCCCGCAGGCCCTTAGCGGGAATCCATGTTGAGCTGGGGTTCCAGGCTTCTGCTGTCCAAGGTCAAGGTGGATTCCCGATAACCCCACTCGGGAATGACGGTGTGGTGACTCGGGAATGACGGTGCGGTGGCTCGGGGATGACGTGCGGTGTACGCTTCGGGAAGTGGCCGCTTTGTGATAGGGGCCAGAGGGTGCTTTTTTCTTCCGCACAAACAAAAAACCCAGCCGATGGGCTGGGTTTTTTGCGGTATAAGTGCCTGACGATGACCTACTCTCGCATGGGGAGACCCCACACTACCATCGGCGCTAAGCGGTTTCACTTCTGAGTTCGGCATGGGATCAGGTGGTTCACGCGTGCTATGGTCGTCAGGCGTAACTTTTAATGTATATCATGCTGAACATGTTACTGATGTTTTGTGGCGTCTCTTTCGTCTCAAGTCCTTCGTGTGTCACGTTGGGCTTGATTCGCGTATCCGGTTCTCTGAGTGTCTTCACACTCGTCTCGTTATCACTGCGACCAGACCCCTTGGGTGTTATAGGGTCAAGCCTCACGGGCCATTAGTACACGTTAGCTCAACGCCTTGCAGCGCTTCCACACCGTGCCTATCAACCAGCTGGTCTCGCTGGGCCCTTCAGGAGGCTCTAGGCCTCAGGGATGTCTCATCTTGAAGGGGGCTTCCCGCTTAGATGCTTTCAGCGGTTATCCCGTCCGCACATAGCTACCCGGCAATGCCACTGGCGTGACAACCGGAACACCAGAGGTGCGTCCACTCCGGTCCTCTCGTACTAGGAGCAGCCCTTCTCAAACATCCAACGCCCACGGCAGATAGGGACCGAACTGTCTCACGACGTTCTAAACCCAGCTCGCGTACCACTTTAAATGGCGAACAGCCATACCCTTGGGACCGACTTCAGCCCCAGGATGTGATGAGCCGACATCGAGGTGCCAAACACCGCCGTCGATGTGAACTCTTGGGCGGTATCAGCCTGTTATCCCCGGAGTACCTTTTATCCGTTGAGCGATGGCCCTTCCATACAGAACCACCGGATCACTAGAACCTGCTTTCGCACCTGCTCGACGTGTCTGTCTCGCAGTCAAGCACCCTTATGCTCTTGCACTCACTGCACGATGTCCGACCGTGCTGAGGGTACCTTCGTGCTCCTCCGTTACTCTTTGGGAGGAGACCGCCCCAGTCAAACTACCCACCACACACTGTCCTCGATCCGGATAACGGACCTGAGTGAGAACGCCAATGATGCCAGGCTGGTATTTCAAGGTTGGCTCCCCTCGAACTGGCGTCCGAGATTCAAAGCCTCCCAGCTATCCTACACAGGCAACATCAGCGTCCAGTGTGAAGCTATAGTAAAGGTTCACGGGGTCTTTCCGTCTAGCCGCGGGTACACCGCATCTTCACGGCGATTTCAATTTCACTGAGTCTCGGGTGGAGACAGCGTGGCCATCATTACGCCATTCGTGCAGGTCGGAACTTACCCGACAAGGAATTTCGCTACCTTAGGACCGTTATAGTTACGGCCGCCGTTTACCGGGGCTTCAATCAAGAGCTTCGCCTTGCGGCTAACACCATCATTTAACCTTCCGGCACCGGGCAGGCGTCACACCCTATACGTCCGCTTGCGCGTTAGCAGAGTGCTGTGTTTTTACTAAACAGTTGCAGCCACCTGGTATCTTCGACCGGTTCGGGCTCTGAGAGCAAGTCTCGTCACCCTACGCCGGCGTGCCTTCTCCCGAAGTTACGGCACCATTTTGCCTAGTTCCTTCACCCGAGTTCTCTCAAGCGCCTTGGGATTCTCACCCTGACCACCTGTGTCGGTTTGGGGTACGGTCGCACATGATCTGAAGCTTAGAGGCTTTTCCTGGAAGCGTGGCATCAATGACTTCCTGACCGTGGTCAGTTCGTTTCGTGTCTCGGCCTTAAAGCATCCCGGATTTACCTAAGATGCCAGCCTACTCACTTTCACCAGGACAACCAACGCCTGG is part of the Halomonas sp. GT genome and harbors:
- the hisB gene encoding imidazoleglycerol-phosphate dehydratase HisB codes for the protein MSARIATVSRDTNETQITVSVNLDGEGRLRSDTGVPFLDHMLDQVARHGMVDLDIDAKGDLHIDDHHTVEDLGITLGQAFHQAIGDKRGIYRYGHAYVPLDEALSRVVIDFSGRPGLYMNVDFTRDTIGRMDTQLFWEFFQGFVNHARVTLHIDNVKGFNAHHQAETIFKAFGRALRMAVAEDPRMAGQMPSTKGSL
- the hisH gene encoding imidazole glycerol phosphate synthase subunit HisH produces the protein MTIAVIDYGMGNLHSVAKALEHVTHENVIITRDPRRILGATRLVLPGQGAIRDCVGELERTELRGLVDDILTRQAKPLLGICVGQQMLMERSEENGGVDCLGFFHGSVDRFPANMRDDYEQRLKVPHMGWNLVAQHHDHPLWSGIDDNEHFYFVHSYYVNAADDAQVFGTTQYGKVCAHVAIGRDATFAVQFHPEKSSRAGLRLLENFVTWTP
- the hisA gene encoding 1-(5-phosphoribosyl)-5-[(5-phosphoribosylamino)methylideneamino]imidazole-4-carboxamide isomerase, with protein sequence MLVIPAIDLKDGQCVRLKQGRMDDATSYGDDPVAMAARWVEAGARRLHLVDLNGAFEGKPMNGEAVTAIARAYPELPIQIGGGIRSAETIEHYLNAGVSYVIIGTKAVKEPNFVGEMCRAFPGHIIVGLDAKDGYVATDGWAEVSTLKATELAKRFANDGVSSIVYTDIARDGMMQGVNVEATAALAREGGLPVIASGGVTNLDDIRALCDVADSGILGAITGRAIYEGSLDVAEAQRLSDQLSGGDK
- the hisF gene encoding imidazole glycerol phosphate synthase subunit HisF, whose product is MSLAKRIIPCLDVDAGRVVKGVNFVGIRDAGDPVEIAQRYNQQGADEITFLDITASHENRDTTVDMVERIAGEVFIPLTVGGGIRSCDDIRTMLNAGADKVSINTAAVTNPEFVREAAERFGSQCIVVAIDAKKVSKEGEPPRWEIFTHGGRRPTGLDAIEWARKMVEFGAGELLLTSMDRDGTKVGFDLGVTHAISEAVSVPVIASGGVGNLDHLVDGVLKGGADAVLAASIFHFGEYTIPEAKRYMAERGIEMRL
- a CDS encoding YjaG family protein, with amino-acid sequence MVAKPLGFYQRLQQLPLPAQQAFMAALCERLLPNYALYQQTTGLGDEHTLRTVLSLVWERLSVSNASIDFARQAEKLAECEPPENDESFGARRALDAVVSVSALLDTLQGESPEAVLDVSRTSRAGVRAFIELTEGEEDAQALALIIRDHPLMADENDFQDAVLDAVSEPINKASLKEIRQLGRNNGISNLGLTLDEGEE
- a CDS encoding type 1 glutamine amidotransferase, whose product is MHIHLLQHGPDHGPARLTDWLESMGHSYTVFHLYAGELTPRPGECDALIVLDGPECLVNEPPVWFKAERKLINRYLDGQKPLLGIGLGALWIAEALEAVIAPGTYPEIGWHQITLDPESTFDLPEQFEAFMWHRLVFSLPESALPLGGSAAAPLQGFSWDAGRVVGLLCHFEATATSISPLLNAEEWPQPKTAAAGRFIQTNEQILEDAGRFHQLAPLLDRVMTQWLKAA
- the mnmH gene encoding tRNA 2-selenouridine(34) synthase MnmH, which gives rise to MTLATVPASLNLIAQKTPLIDVRAPVEFAQGSLPGAVNLPLMDDDERHQVGIAYKQQGQQAAISLGERLVSGDTKRARVDAWLEYVARQPDAIIYCFRGGLRSQIAQQWLADAGISRPRIDGGWKALRQRLCQRIDEASSQPMLVVAGLTGCAKTMLINQLSNGIDLEAFANHKGSAFGRQPEEPTTQINFEHALAKRLIGLSGKLVIEDESRQIGNANIPLTFWHGLQRAPRIRIEMPLDWRLEQLRRDYIEALEQRYTARYGQQEGWQRMRLQLANALERLAKRLGNARLQRLQRLQCMAFDAHALGNVQAHEAWLAPLLTEYYDPLYRYHLEKQRDNRPMELHVGDWESCLEAARQWSA
- the selD gene encoding selenide, water dikinase SelD, which produces MSAIRLTQYSHGAGCGCKIAPDVLDGILAKAGPAAGHKRLIVGNKGREDAAVYDLGDGRGMIATTDFFMPIVDDPFDFGRIAATNAISDVYAMGGTPVMALGILGWPLDKLSAEIAGDVVAGAQAVCRELGVALAGGHSIDAPEPMFGLAVNGLVDLAHLKLNSQAKPDDLLFLTKPLGVGLLTTAEKRGLLEPGHHGLARETMLKPNHIGVELAKVKGVNAMTDVTGFGLAGHLAEMCSASGVMAQIDFRRLPRLAEAEAYRRQGAVPGGSLRNRDALGKALPNMDDAHWQWLCDPQTSGGLLISVDPAWEDDVERIGREHSLNLVPFGTMKAAQGDVLIEVIG
- the radA gene encoding DNA repair protein RadA; this encodes MAKAKSAFVCTECGAEYRKWQGQCSSCQEWNTLSEVRLASARPGSGAATGRAGYAGDLSRDVVDLGNVDLSEVPRLTSTFAEFDRVLGGGLVPGSAVLLGGNPGAGKSTLLLQTACKLAQQRRILYVTGEESLSQVAMRAHRLQLPTNGLKMLAETSVETILAVAEREKPEILVIDSIQTMHLEDISSAPGGVAQVRESAAALTRFAKQTNTVLLLVGHVTKDGTLAGPKVLEHMIDASLLLEGGADSRFRTLRGQKNRFGAVNELGVFAMLEQGLKEVKNPSAIFLSRQEEQAPGSLVMVVWEGTRPILVEVQALVDESALGNPRRVAVGVDQNRLAMLLAVLNRHGGLFTGDQDVFLNVVGGVKVLETSADLAVLLAVVSSLQNRALPKELVVFGEVGLSGEIRPVPSGQERIAEAAKHGFLRAIVPRGNAPKQAPKGMEVIPVDKLSDALEAL
- a CDS encoding copper resistance protein NlpE N-terminal domain-containing protein; this translates as MQFRSLLAGSAMLALLAGCASGPTDQGEDAGMTASQANYQGTLPCRNCDGIDLDVTMIGEEMSAPEERTFTLNATYRNHPQTPPDENYAGNWEVLTGTPSDPSATVYELTPDGDGQIYYFQRINERTLELIDPERRRFENGEMLQLQRQ